One genomic segment of Gopherus flavomarginatus isolate rGopFla2 chromosome 11, rGopFla2.mat.asm, whole genome shotgun sequence includes these proteins:
- the LOC127030733 gene encoding uncharacterized protein LOC127030733, producing MMEESPPAGIFFKLSLPRGNTTICLLTQALQEVIRENQSLGERVQDLTKKVSTMESRLVGLVQASFLDVTGHSAGTLLLPKVGEIQISLAEMDEMSVMDCGRTGTDLSAGHSEAVESGEVPSTPEGQSLPHNPPAGTSIPDSSLLSISPKEDRRLFEEAEGDIAKYALAVFRHMMPQDYYQQWRGKANVSGTHQKAALSPNLVNAAFKAAKRWKPKLAGKDYSNIKIQINNFMRSQESRSLAVSTGQR from the coding sequence ATGATGGAGGAATCACCACCTGCAGGTATCTTTTTCAAACTGTCGCTGCCACGTGGGAACACAACCATCTGCTTACTGACCCAGGCGCTGCAGGAAGTGATAAGAGAGAATCAGAGTCTAGGTGAGCGTGTCCAGGATTTGACAAAGAAAGTGTCCACAATGGAGTCCAGACTGGTTGGTCTCGTGCAAGCCTCATTCCTAGATGTGACTGGCCACTCCGCAGGCACTCTCCTGCTTCCCAAAGTGGGAGAGATCCAGATATCCTTGGCAGAGATGGATGAAATGAGTGTAATGGATTGTGGGAGAACTGGAACTGACTTGTCAGCTGGACACTCTGAGGCTGTGGAATCAGGAGAGGTTCCATCTACCCCtgagggacagtccctgccccataacCCTCCTGCAGGAACCAGCATACCTGACAGCTCCCTCCTGAGCATTTCCCCCAAGGAGGACAGGAGACTGTTTGAAGAGGCCGAAGGTGACATTGCCAAGTATGCCCTGGCAGTGTTCAGACACATGATGCCGCAGGATTATTACCAGCAGTGGCGGGGAAAGGCCAATGTGTCCGGCACACACCAGAAAGCTGCCCTGTCGCCCAATCTGGTGAATGCAGCCTTCAAAGCGGCAAAGAGGTGGAAGCCAAAGCTGGCAGGCAAAGACTATAGTAACATCAAAATCCAGATCAATAACTTCATGCGATCCCAGGAGAGCAGAAGCCTAGCTGTGTCTACAGGGCAGAGGTAA